In the genome of Massilibacillus massiliensis, one region contains:
- the gmd gene encoding GDP-mannose 4,6-dehydratase, translating into MTNKALITGITGQDGAYLAEFLLEKGYEVHGIKRRSSMFNTDRIDHLYKDQHEEDVRFFLHYGDMTDSTNLIRIIQQVQPDEIYNLAAQSHVQVSFDTPEYTANADALGTLRILEAIRILGLENKTRFYQASTSELYGLVQETPQKETTPFYPRSPYAAAKLYGYWITVNYREAYGMYACNGILFNHESPLRGETFVTRKITRAVARIKLGLQEKIYLGNLSSKRDWGYAKDYVEAMWLLLQQDKPEDFVIATGETHEVREFVELAFKEVGIAIEWQGIGVNEKGIDKATSKVLVEVDPRYFRPTEVELLLGDATKAQEKLGWKPQTTLKELCAMMVREDLVTAKKDLLCEKHGFEVHNYNE; encoded by the coding sequence ATGACTAATAAAGCATTAATCACAGGTATAACAGGGCAAGATGGAGCATATCTAGCAGAATTTTTGCTCGAAAAAGGTTATGAAGTTCATGGCATTAAACGTCGTTCTTCGATGTTTAATACGGATCGTATTGATCATTTATATAAAGATCAACATGAAGAAGATGTGAGATTCTTCTTGCACTATGGGGATATGACAGATTCTACGAATTTGATTCGAATTATTCAGCAGGTACAGCCAGATGAGATCTATAATCTTGCTGCGCAAAGTCATGTGCAGGTATCTTTTGATACACCGGAATATACAGCAAATGCCGATGCGCTTGGTACTCTTAGAATATTAGAGGCTATTCGTATTCTAGGGTTGGAAAATAAAACAAGATTTTATCAGGCTTCGACGAGTGAATTATATGGCTTGGTACAGGAAACACCACAGAAGGAAACAACTCCTTTTTATCCGCGTAGTCCGTATGCAGCGGCAAAGTTGTACGGATATTGGATCACGGTGAACTATCGAGAGGCATATGGAATGTATGCTTGTAATGGCATTCTATTTAATCATGAATCCCCGTTGCGCGGAGAAACTTTTGTTACGCGTAAGATTACGCGAGCGGTTGCTCGTATTAAACTTGGTTTACAAGAAAAGATTTATTTAGGAAATCTCAGTTCAAAACGCGATTGGGGTTACGCAAAAGATTATGTAGAGGCAATGTGGTTATTATTACAGCAGGACAAGCCAGAAGACTTTGTCATTGCAACTGGTGAAACGCATGAGGTTCGTGAGTTTGTTGAATTGGCATTTAAAGAGGTTGGCATTGCTATTGAATGGCAAGGGATAGGAGTTAACGAAAAGGGAATAGACAAAGCTACAAGTAAAGTTTTAGTCGAAGTTGATCCAAGATATTTTAGACCAACAGAGGTCGAGTTATTACTTGGGGATGCTACAAAAGCACAAGAAAAATTAGGGTGGAAGCCTCAGACGACGTTGAAAGAGCTTTGCGCGATGATGGTGAGAGAAGACTTAGTTACAGCGAAAAAAGATTTGTTGTGTGAGAAACATGGATTTGAAGTACATAATTATAATGAGTAG
- a CDS encoding glycosyltransferase family 4 protein, whose product MKVLNVNTFDDVGGAARAAYRIHKGLIANNVKSNLFVQKKINDDSTINVLEGKVNKLSTKLQQRADSLLKLILRYEVSTPWSLNYLSNLRGIDYLNNSNADIINLHWINQNFISVYNLQHINLPIVWTLHDSWAFTGGCHIPYSCKKYMEYCAKCEQLNNGHFIDLAQYGYKAKKKVYSKIDMTIVAPSKWLAKCVQESSLLGCNKIKVIPNGIDIQKYKPIDKNVTRDILSINKKKKIILFGAMSSTKDKNKGYQYLIDALNKIGNFIEDDCIEIIVFGGNQPKEEKIFNYKTTYLGRLYDDITLNILYSSADVFIAPSISENLPNTVMESIACGTPVVAFNIGGISDLINHKQNGYLAKPFESEDLARGIAYILEDKERWNMLSHNARKKVIDTFDINIVAKKYINLYEEILESRKNR is encoded by the coding sequence ATGAAAGTTTTAAATGTTAATACATTTGATGATGTAGGCGGTGCGGCACGAGCTGCATATAGAATACATAAAGGTTTGATTGCAAACAATGTAAAATCAAATTTATTTGTTCAAAAAAAAATAAATGATGATTCTACAATTAATGTACTCGAAGGAAAAGTGAACAAATTATCGACTAAATTACAGCAACGTGCCGATAGTTTATTAAAATTAATTTTAAGATATGAAGTATCAACTCCATGGAGTTTAAACTATTTATCCAATCTGAGAGGGATAGATTATTTAAACAATAGTAATGCTGATATAATCAATTTACATTGGATTAATCAGAATTTTATATCAGTCTATAATTTACAACATATCAATTTACCTATAGTTTGGACATTACATGATTCATGGGCATTTACTGGTGGGTGTCATATTCCATATAGTTGTAAAAAATATATGGAATATTGCGCAAAGTGTGAACAACTAAATAATGGTCACTTTATTGATTTGGCCCAATATGGTTATAAAGCTAAAAAAAAGGTATATAGTAAAATAGACATGACTATTGTAGCTCCAAGTAAGTGGTTAGCTAAGTGTGTTCAAGAGAGTTCTTTGTTAGGCTGCAATAAAATTAAAGTTATTCCTAATGGAATTGATATACAAAAATATAAGCCGATAGATAAAAATGTAACAAGAGATATTTTATCAATAAATAAAAAGAAGAAAATTATATTATTTGGAGCAATGAGTTCTACGAAAGATAAAAATAAAGGTTATCAATATTTAATAGATGCTTTAAATAAAATTGGTAACTTTATTGAAGATGATTGTATAGAGATTATTGTATTTGGTGGGAATCAGCCAAAAGAAGAAAAAATTTTCAATTATAAAACGACGTATTTAGGGAGATTATATGATGATATTACTTTAAATATTTTATACTCGTCAGCAGATGTGTTTATTGCTCCATCCATATCAGAAAATTTACCAAACACGGTGATGGAATCAATTGCCTGTGGAACACCTGTTGTAGCATTTAATATTGGTGGAATATCGGATTTGATTAATCATAAACAAAATGGTTATTTAGCCAAGCCGTTCGAATCAGAAGATTTGGCTAGAGGCATTGCGTATATTTTAGAAGATAAAGAACGATGGAATATGTTATCGCATAATGCTAGAAAAAAAGTGATCGATACTTTTGATATTAATATAGTGGCAAAGAAATATATTAATTTGTACGAAGAAATTTTAGAATCGAGGAAAAATAGATGA
- a CDS encoding glycosyltransferase family protein → MVSYHDPYVATLPKMRKYKFNLKSVEINDEKLKEFDCVLIVTNHDCIDYCAIKKSKFVVDTRGRYRNKSNNIVRCYLMKLLRITDVYPYYENIFYSRYPEVIQQPYIVQKMKYNQDFFAWAGCWCNALNNIGYEAEEIVINMRGIQFAWASENLLNSHTLSLEDIAIAQIKKFKPEILWFDIINYDLLRKIKSECTSIKLIMGWVGSAIAKTDQWSQMNVILSCAPESVSRLKSYGVKAEHIHHAFDPRINQHILKEKEVANNTFIGQIVRDNQFHLERERMLIEISKVVDLNIYSPSANIKYRDIIKPFLKQMIYKTVKRGENIGFEGMIKHIPIIQKALHWEKCPVLPVNMSLKNNLKRPVFGMEMFQIIRDSLVTLNIHADTSPIYASNMRLFETTGVGSCLVTDWKQNVSELFEEDTEIITYKSIDDCVEKIRWLNKHPGKARQIAAAGNKRCLNEHTFEHRILILDKLIKKYLV, encoded by the coding sequence TTGGTTAGTTATCATGATCCTTATGTTGCAACGCTTCCAAAGATGCGAAAATATAAATTTAATTTGAAATCCGTTGAAATTAATGATGAAAAATTGAAAGAATTTGATTGTGTTTTGATAGTAACAAATCACGACTGTATTGATTATTGCGCAATTAAAAAAAGCAAATTTGTTGTAGATACTCGAGGAAGATATAGAAATAAATCAAATAATATTGTTAGGTGTTATCTTATGAAATTGCTACGTATAACAGATGTATATCCATATTATGAAAATATATTTTATTCTCGTTATCCCGAAGTTATTCAACAGCCCTATATAGTTCAGAAAATGAAGTATAATCAAGATTTTTTTGCTTGGGCAGGATGTTGGTGTAATGCATTGAACAATATAGGTTATGAGGCAGAAGAGATAGTTATTAACATGAGAGGAATACAATTTGCATGGGCAAGTGAAAATTTATTAAATTCTCATACCCTTTCTTTAGAAGATATTGCTATTGCTCAAATAAAAAAATTTAAACCAGAAATTTTGTGGTTTGATATAATTAATTATGATTTGCTGCGAAAAATAAAAAGCGAATGTACGAGTATAAAACTTATTATGGGGTGGGTTGGTAGTGCTATTGCTAAGACTGATCAATGGTCCCAAATGAATGTAATTCTTAGTTGTGCTCCAGAAAGTGTATCAAGGTTAAAAAGTTATGGCGTAAAAGCAGAGCATATTCACCATGCATTTGATCCACGCATAAATCAGCATATTTTGAAAGAAAAAGAAGTAGCAAATAATACTTTTATAGGACAAATAGTTCGAGATAATCAATTTCATTTAGAACGTGAACGCATGTTAATTGAAATAAGTAAAGTTGTTGATTTGAATATATATTCGCCAAGTGCAAATATAAAATATAGAGATATTATAAAGCCATTTTTGAAACAAATGATTTATAAAACAGTAAAACGTGGCGAAAATATAGGATTTGAAGGTATGATAAAGCATATACCTATAATACAAAAGGCTTTACATTGGGAAAAATGTCCGGTGCTTCCAGTCAATATGTCGTTAAAAAATAATTTAAAGAGGCCTGTATTTGGTATGGAAATGTTTCAAATTATTAGGGATTCATTAGTAACCTTGAATATACATGCTGATACATCTCCAATATATGCCTCGAATATGAGACTTTTTGAGACAACTGGAGTAGGAAGTTGCTTAGTCACAGATTGGAAACAAAATGTTTCTGAATTATTTGAAGAAGATACAGAGATTATTACATATAAATCTATTGATGATTGTGTAGAAAAAATAAGATGGTTGAATAAACATCCAGGTAAAGCGAGACAAATTGCGGCTGCTGGCAATAAACGGTGTTTAAATGAACATACGTTTGAACATAGAATTTTAATTTTGGATAAATTGATAAAAAAGTATTTAGTATAG
- a CDS encoding polysaccharide deacetylase family protein, with protein MMLRYFYHEARKRIRILKNLTSNIIEKPVIILLYHRVADLEIDSQLLSVSIKNFDEQIKFLKSSYPILRFEDKWDNIKEKSICITFDDGYADNYYNALPILEKYNVPATFFISSGYIGTNKEFWWDDLERIILLNKVIPAEVTINISGVAYKWNTGSKGEILNFYNQLHPLLNDVSNTERIHIINELIEKLTPNLDYRDTHRVLNELELKKFSQSPLVTIGGHTITHTRLGIQSYNEQKFEIDKSTDKIESIINDKLVVFSYPFGQKCDYNHDTIKILKDNNFKKVASNFPGQVHSWSNKYEIPRNLVRNWDVNVFKKEIRRFFTI; from the coding sequence ATGATGCTAAGGTATTTTTACCATGAGGCAAGAAAGCGAATAAGAATCTTAAAAAACCTTACTTCTAATATTATAGAAAAACCAGTCATTATATTGTTGTATCATCGAGTTGCTGATTTAGAAATAGATTCTCAACTGCTATCGGTTAGTATAAAAAATTTTGATGAACAAATCAAATTTTTAAAGAGTAGTTATCCTATATTGCGATTTGAAGACAAATGGGATAATATCAAAGAAAAATCTATTTGCATTACTTTTGATGATGGTTATGCAGATAATTATTATAATGCATTACCTATATTAGAAAAATATAATGTACCAGCAACTTTTTTTATTAGTTCAGGTTATATTGGAACTAATAAAGAATTTTGGTGGGATGATTTAGAGAGAATAATTTTATTGAATAAGGTTATACCTGCTGAAGTTACTATTAATATCAGTGGAGTAGCATATAAGTGGAATACAGGCAGTAAAGGTGAAATTTTAAATTTTTATAATCAATTACATCCGTTACTTAATGATGTCAGTAATACAGAAAGAATTCATATTATTAATGAGTTGATAGAAAAATTAACTCCTAATTTGGATTATAGAGATACTCATCGTGTTTTAAATGAATTAGAATTGAAAAAATTTTCTCAATCACCATTAGTAACTATTGGTGGTCATACAATAACACATACAAGACTAGGTATACAGAGTTATAATGAGCAAAAGTTTGAAATAGATAAATCTACGGATAAAATAGAGAGTATAATTAATGATAAATTAGTAGTATTTTCATATCCTTTTGGACAAAAATGTGATTATAATCATGATACAATTAAAATTTTAAAAGATAATAATTTTAAAAAAGTTGCTTCTAATTTTCCGGGGCAAGTACATAGCTGGAGTAATAAATATGAAATACCAAGGAATTTAGTTAGAAATTGGGATGTAAATGTTTTCAAAAAAGAAATTAGAAGGTTTTTTACAATATGA